The sequence GATATTTGAAGTGATCTTCCTGGCGAATAATATTTTACAGCTTTTGAAAGCTGCACTAAAATTGCATCATTTACCCGAATAACCTGCCATCAAATGAAAACGGCTCCACCGCCACCACCGAAGGGAACTGCAGGTATTGCGACCATTCCAGGAAATTGAATGGACCCGAATCCATGATTTTTGTCTGCCTCGCGTTACTGTATGTTCTAAAGGCCATAAATTCGGTAATTCTTCCATTACAACCAGCATCACTAAACCCAGGAACTAAAATGACCAGGACCATTATTCTCTGTTTTGTACTTTTCACCCATTCACTGTTTTCCTATTCCGCCAATATTATTCCCATGCCGGCTTATCTGCAGGAAAACAAGGGGCAGATTACCCTCTCTGCGCAAACCAGTATAACTGCCAGTGGGGATTGCGCGAATGAATTAAGCTTTCTGAAGCGCTGGCTGGCAGATGAGTTTGCCTTAACACTTGCCGGTGGCAATAATTCCGCTACCCAGGTATTGCTGGTGGCCGATCCTGTAAAATTTGCCGCCATGGGTAAGGAAGGCTACGCGTTATTGGTTACACCGAAGTCCATCACCATCCAGGCACCCTATGCCGCCGGTATTTTTTATGGTATGCAATCACTCCGGCAACTGGTACAAGCTTCAGCAGACAGGAAGTCCCTGGTAGTCAACTGCATTACCGTAAAGGATAATCCCAGGTTCGGCATAAGAAGTTTTATGCTCGATGAAGGCCGCTACTTTAAAGGCGAGAGAACTGTAAAGCGCCTGCTCGATGAAATGGCGCTCCTGAAAATGAATACCTTTCACTGGCACCTGACCGATGACCAGGGCTGGCGGCTGGAAATAAAGAAATACCCGCTGCTGACGCAGGTGGGTGGACAAAGGGATTCTTCCCAAACTGGTGGCTGGAATAGTACAACCTATGATGGCAAACCCCATAAAGGGTTTTATACCCAGGAACAGGTGAAGGCCATCATCCGCTATGCTGCGGACAGGCATATCAACATCATCCCCGAAATTGAAATGCCGGGTCATGCCAGTGCAGCTATTGCGGCCTATCCCTGGCTGGGAATAACCAAAAAGCAGGTGCAGGTACCTGTTAGGTTCGGCGTGATGTACGATATTTTTGATGTCAGCGATCCGAAAGTGGTGTCATTCCTGCAGGATGTGCTCGATGAGGTGACGGCGCTTTTCCCTTCCCCCATCATTCATATCGGCGGCGATGAAGTGAAATACGACCAATGGGTGAATAGTGCTGCCGTGGCCGCTTACATGAAATCCAATAAAATGTCGTCCCCGGCTGATCTCCAGATCGGGTTTACCAATGAGATGTCCCGCTACATAGAGAAAAAGGGCAAACGGATGATGGGCTGGAATGACATCATGGGGAGTAAACTGCATGAGTATAACGATGCGCTCCCGGTTACCGGTACACTATCAGCCTCAGCGATTATTCAATTCTGGAAGGGGGATATTGCACTGATAAAAGATGCTGCAGTGAAATCGCATGATATTGTGAATTCATTCCATGAGTTCACGTATATGGACTATGATTATACCTCCATCCCGCTTTCTAAGGCCTATGGTTTTGATCCTGTCCCGGCCGGACTGGAGGAACGCTACCATTCCCGGATCATCGGCACCGGTTGCCAGATGTGGGGCGAATGGACACCCGACGAGGCTTCCATGAATGGCCGGGTATTCCCCCGTTTAGCAGCGTATGCCGAAGTAGGCTGGACAATCCCATCCCGGAAAAACTTTGACCGGTTCCAGGCCGCCATGCCGTTTTTTTATGATCGGTGGAAATAACCAACAGGCGGGCAGCAGCACTGTGAGATCTTGTTTACCTTGCCGGTGATGAGACTTATTCTAGCTGTATGCTGCTTATGCCTTGGCCTGGTTCCCTTCTTTGCTGCCGCGCAACCTGCCATTCCGCCTACCCGGGAAATCACCGTACACGTCACCGACGACAATGAACAGGCCCTCGAATACGCCACCATCAGCCTGCTCGACAAAAATGATTCCAGCCAGTTGCAAACGGTTCGCTCCGACTCGGCCGGCAACGCGCTGCTTCAAAATATTCAGTCTGGGTACTACCTGATCTGTGCCAGCCGGGTGAATTACCGGCAGGCCTGCCAGCTGGTGGAGGTTTCCCCGCAGGCAAACACCTTCCACCTCCGGCTCGCCAAATCCGCTGACCTGCAAAGCGTTACAGTTACCGGTAAAAAACCGGCGATCCAATACGCGCCAGACCGCACCATCATTAATGTGGATGCCAGTATCAGCAATGCCGGCACCACGGCCTTCGAAGTGCTCGAGAGATCCCCCGGTGTAACCATCGATAAGGAGGGTAATATCAGCCTGAAAGGCCGTAACCAGGTGCTGGTTATGATTGATAACAAACCCAGCTACCTGAGCGGTGCTGAACTGGCCACCCTGCTCGCCGGCATGAGCAGTAACCAGGTCGAAACCATCGAACTGATCGATAACCCTTCCGCTAAATACGATGCTGCCGGCAATGGGGGGATCATCAATATCCGCCTGAAAAAGAACCGGCAAAAGGGCTTTAACGGTAACCTGAGCCTGGCGGCCGGGCAAGGCGTCTATTCCAAATTCAACAACAGCCTCGCCCTGAATTACCGCAACGGGAAATTCAATGTTTTCGGCAATTACAGCCTGAACTCCAATGGCAATTTTGTAGATATGTACGCCCTTCGAACCTACCTGGAGGAGGATGATAAAACCATCCAAACCTTACTGGAACAACCGACTTATTTCAAAGCGCGGGGCAACTCGCAAACCCTGCGTACAGGAGTGGATTATGCACTATCCGCGAATACGGACATCGGGGTTGTATTGTCGGGCACCCTGCTGAACCGGAATGGCACCGGGTCGGGCCAGGCCATCTGGAGGAACGCCTCCGGCGGCACCGATTCGCTGATCGATACGCACAGCAAGAATGAAACGGACTGGAAAAACGGGGCCGTCAACCTTAACTTCCGGCATAAATTTTCCGCCCAACAGGAACTGACGGCTGACCTCGATTGGGTGGGCTATGATATCCAGGGCAACCAGGCTTTCCAGAATGAACGGAAGGGCAATGCCGGGTATACTGAGTCCTATACCGGCGAACTGCCTTCCACCATAAGGATCCTGTCATTTAAGGCCGACCATACCGTTAACCTGGGTAAGTCCTTTACCCTGGAGTCGGGCATCAAACTAGCGGCTACAAAAACCGATAACGACGCCGCTTATTTTTTAGACCAGGGCACCGGATCAGAACCGGACCTGTCCAAGACCAACCATTTCCTGTACGATGAAAACATCCGGGCCGCCTATGCCAGCGTGGCCAAAAAATCGGGGCCATGGTCCATGCAACTTGGACTGCGGTACGAGTATACCGGTTACACGGGCCGGCAATTGGGCAATAGTGTAGTGAAAGATTCTGCTTTTTCGAATAATTATGGCAGCCTGTTCCCGAATTTCCTCGGCTCACTAAAGCTCGATTCCAACAACGAACTGAGCCTCACCATCGGCAGGCGGATCGACCGGCCACCATACCAAAAATTAAATCCGTTTGTGTCCATTCTCAACAAATACACTTACCAGGTGGGTAATCCTTTGATGAAACCGCAATACACACAAAATATTGAATTGAGCCACCAGTATAAGGATTTCCTCAGCACCAGCCTTTCCTATAGTATAACAACTGATTATTTTTCCCAGATATTTTATTCCGATAGTGCAGGTATTGTTTATTACACGGAAGGAAACCTCGGTAAGCGGCAGATATTTGGTTTGTCGGTGG comes from Flavihumibacter fluvii and encodes:
- a CDS encoding beta-N-acetylhexosaminidase gives rise to the protein MTRTIILCFVLFTHSLFSYSANIIPMPAYLQENKGQITLSAQTSITASGDCANELSFLKRWLADEFALTLAGGNNSATQVLLVADPVKFAAMGKEGYALLVTPKSITIQAPYAAGIFYGMQSLRQLVQASADRKSLVVNCITVKDNPRFGIRSFMLDEGRYFKGERTVKRLLDEMALLKMNTFHWHLTDDQGWRLEIKKYPLLTQVGGQRDSSQTGGWNSTTYDGKPHKGFYTQEQVKAIIRYAADRHINIIPEIEMPGHASAAIAAYPWLGITKKQVQVPVRFGVMYDIFDVSDPKVVSFLQDVLDEVTALFPSPIIHIGGDEVKYDQWVNSAAVAAYMKSNKMSSPADLQIGFTNEMSRYIEKKGKRMMGWNDIMGSKLHEYNDALPVTGTLSASAIIQFWKGDIALIKDAAVKSHDIVNSFHEFTYMDYDYTSIPLSKAYGFDPVPAGLEERYHSRIIGTGCQMWGEWTPDEASMNGRVFPRLAAYAEVGWTIPSRKNFDRFQAAMPFFYDRWK
- a CDS encoding TonB-dependent receptor, with amino-acid sequence MRLILAVCCLCLGLVPFFAAAQPAIPPTREITVHVTDDNEQALEYATISLLDKNDSSQLQTVRSDSAGNALLQNIQSGYYLICASRVNYRQACQLVEVSPQANTFHLRLAKSADLQSVTVTGKKPAIQYAPDRTIINVDASISNAGTTAFEVLERSPGVTIDKEGNISLKGRNQVLVMIDNKPSYLSGAELATLLAGMSSNQVETIELIDNPSAKYDAAGNGGIINIRLKKNRQKGFNGNLSLAAGQGVYSKFNNSLALNYRNGKFNVFGNYSLNSNGNFVDMYALRTYLEEDDKTIQTLLEQPTYFKARGNSQTLRTGVDYALSANTDIGVVLSGTLLNRNGTGSGQAIWRNASGGTDSLIDTHSKNETDWKNGAVNLNFRHKFSAQQELTADLDWVGYDIQGNQAFQNERKGNAGYTESYTGELPSTIRILSFKADHTVNLGKSFTLESGIKLAATKTDNDAAYFLDQGTGSEPDLSKTNHFLYDENIRAAYASVAKKSGPWSMQLGLRYEYTGYTGRQLGNSVVKDSAFSNNYGSLFPNFLGSLKLDSNNELSLTIGRRIDRPPYQKLNPFVSILNKYTYQVGNPLMKPQYTQNIELSHQYKDFLSTSLSYSITTDYFSQIFYSDSAGIVYYTEGNLGKRQIFGLSVGFNKALLPAWTLNTQVDLQHKKMAGFVWKEMEATITQMSFSLSNQVRFSKVWMAELSGYYITRSQADIQEVVEPTGQVSLGLSRQVLRNKGSLKFSYRDIFYTQDMEGFTLFNHATEYFRLQRDTRVATLAFTYRFGKGLKPMTKKRSAVDEMERVNN